The nucleotide sequence TCAATGTTGTTGCACCGAGTACTTGAAGCTCACCGCGGGCGAGGGCAGGTTTTAAAATGTTTCCTGCATCCATTGAGCCTTGAGCAGAGCCGGCACCGACAATTTGGTGGATTTCGTCAATGAAAAGGATGACGTTTTTGCGTTGTTGAAGCTCGCTGATTAATTGCTTCATACGCTCTTCAAACTGGCCGCGAATGCCTGTATCTGAAACAAGTGACGCGACATCTAATAAGTAGACTTCTTTATTTAGAAGCTTTGTCGGTACATCGCCTTCACTAATTTTAAGCGCTAGTCCTTCAGCAATTGCTGTTTTCCCGACACCAGGCTCCCCGATAAGCACAGGGTTGTTTTTGTTACGGCGATTTAAAATTTCTGTTACACGGTCGATTTCTTCATCGCGGCCGATAACAGGGTCGATTAAGCCTGCTTTTGCAGCATCTGATAGGTTACGGCCAAATTGGTCAAGGAAACCGCCGCCTTTTCCGCCGTGTTGTGTTTGGTGCTGTGAAGCTTGTTCCATTCCTTGCGGCGAGCCTGCACCTTTGCCGAAGAAATCATCAAATGAACCATAGCCACCGAATCCATCAAACCCGCTTGCAAGCGGGTTTTGACCATGTGGAGTGTGTAGTTCATTTTCTATATCGTGATAACACGTACTGCAGAGATGCATTTGTTTCTTTTGACCATTTATGTTGAGACGAAGTTGAACATTTGCTTGCTTTTGATGACAGTTTTGACATTTCATATGTCATAACCCCCTTCATTAATGAGTCAAGTCTGTTTATTGTTTGACTTTGACTATCTTTGACTTTCTGACTTTATTATACTTTGACCTTCTTTGACTTTCAAGAGTTTTGCTTAAAAAAATATTTAAGTGTGAGTATGAGAATAGGAAAGAGTAAGGGGGGATGCAAGTATGATGCTTACAGCAATCGGAAAGAATATGGGCAAGGAGGGAGTACAGATGATACCAGAAACGATTTGTCCGAAATGTAAGGAAGTTGTCCCGTTAGATGAAACATTGACTGCGCAATCCAACCAAAATGTCATTTATACGTGTCCACGCTGCGAGTATACGGTTCGGAACATTGAAACAAGTAAAGGCTGAAAATGTCGTGATGAAATGATTGACAGGCATCACCTTTCCCCTTATGATAAGAGTATCAACTACATAGTACGCGTAAAAAGGGGAGTAGCGACCGCATTCATTGCGGTTAATGAATCGTCATTTCAGCGGGACGTCCTGCTCGGTTCATTAAGCCTCTTATGTCGATAGAAGAGTACGCAAGACCTTTTACGCGGTAACCTTTTAAGGAGGGTTTGCCGTGTAAAAAGGTTTTGCGTTTTTATTTTGTTCAAAAAGTGTATAGGTTTAAGAAGGACAAAAGGGGAGAGTTGAGAAATGATTTTTGTTTACTTTTTATTATCAGCCGCGCTTGTTGTTTATGCAGCGGTCAAGCTTAATCAATATGGCGATGTCATTAGTCAAAAATCTTCCTTAACAGGAATGATGGTCGGAACGTTCCTGCTTGCGGGGGCGACGTCATTACCGGAATTAACGACAAGCTTAACAGCGGTTTATATTGATAATCCAGATATTGCGGTTGGAAATATGCTTGGCAGTAATGTTTTTAATCTATTAATCTTAGCGGTTTTTGATTTTCTTTACCGCCGTAATAAAATGTTTGAACGTGTATCTCTGGACCATCGCTACACAGCGGGTCTTGGAATTATTCTCTTTCTTGTAATCGCTGTATCCTTAGTGATGCCAAACCCTATCAGTATCTTTCATGTTGGGATTGATATGCTTGTTATTGTCGGGTTATATGTCATTGGGACGCGCTGGATTTCGAAACGGTCGGGTGAGCAGGCAGCTCAAGAAGCAGAATCAGAAGCGCCTGTTTCGAATCTATCATTAAAGCATGCAACAATCGGGTTTGCGATTGCCGCGCTTGTTACGTTTGCAGCCGGCAGTGCGCTTACGATTACAGGGGATAAAATTGCAGTCGCAACAGGAATGAATGCAAGCTTTGTCGGAAGCTTCTTAATTGCGGCGACAACATCGCTTCCAGAGCTTGTAACCGTGTATGTTGCATTCCGTATAGCGAATTATGAGATGGCGATCGGCTCGATTCTTGGCAGTAATCTCTTTAACTTGCAGCTTCTTGCGCTTACTGATGTGCTCTACCGAAAGAGCGCGATTACAACGGCGGCATCTGCTTCTCATTTGTTAACAGCAATGCTTGGTATGTTCATGGGGGTTGTTGTTCTCTATTCCTTGTTCCGAAAAGAAGTGTCAGGAACTTGGCGCTACGCTTTGCCGTCCCTTATCACTGCAGCAGTCTATCTTATAACTTCATATGTTATGTTTTAATCAAAAAATGGCGCTCCAGATTTGGAAGCGTCATTTTTTTATGAGATAAGAAGGATTTGTGATTAGTTGGAACATTTCCCAAGGAAAGCCGTATATGATAGTAAGAGGGGGTAAGATGGGCGGATTACGTCCCACTAAAGAAAGAATTTGGAAACATTTTACCCTATAAGTTTCCAAACCAGCATGATAAAATATCTGTTGTGGAGGGATACATGATGAAGAGAACTGAGGCATTAGGATTGACAAACGAACAGAAATCGTTGCTAGTGAAAGTGCTTTTCGACCAGGAGTATGCTCTAGAAGTCGTTAGCTGTCAGATTAATGACATTGAAAGAGGAGAAAAAGAGGCAGACGAAGACACGGTAAAAGAGCTAAATAAGCTCTACGACCAATTAGCTGTTGTTTGTGAATAATCATATCATAGGTTGAGTGAACGCATACTTACTGCATCTCTATTTTTCTGAATTGCGTTTATTTTTCGCCTGCTCTTGAATAAAACTCCTGCAGCCCAATATGCAGGAGTTTTTACTGCTAGTGGAGGTATTTCTCTTGTTGCTTACTACATTATTCGAAGGGCTGTTTCGATTATGGCGGTTAAATAAGTACATCCTTTTTAGAAACTATGTTAAAATAAATAATGGCGCAGGAAGCAAGCGCATACATAATGAATAAAGGCATTTAAATTGCATGACTGGAGTGCATGTACACAGAGTGCTCCAGCAAGTGAATAGCTTAAACGGTTTTTGTGGTGGACACAACAAACCATGATGAAGGGAAGTATGAATGATGTACAGTCTGCAACGAGATTTGTTGTTTGATGTAACCCTCGAAGATCTAATTATTACATCTGATAAAGTTGCCCACGTGCAAATTGGCAACCTTCTTGAGCATGCGTTGCTTGTTCTTATAAAATCAGGCTACACAGCCGTACCAGTCCTCGACCCTTCCTACCGCCTTCAAGGCATCATCAGTAAAAATATCATCTTAGACTCTATGCTTGGTGTGGAACGAATTGAAACGGAAAAGCTTGGTGAGTATCAAGTCGAAGAAGTAATGGATACGACGATTCCACGGTTGTCGCTTGGTCATTCTTTCATTAAAGCATTCGGGTTAACGATTAATCATCCATTTGTTTGTGTAGAAGATGAGAATGGACTTTTCGCAGGGATTATTACACGCAGGGCAATTTTGAAATTAATGATTCGCCATCTTAATTATGAGTAAGCAAAGCTGTTGACCGGTTTGGTCGGCAGCTTTTAACGTTTTGAATTTAACGAGTGAAGGTGTGATTTGTGTGAGCGGGAAAGAGACGAAACGACCGCTTGTGTTGGCTGCGATTATGATTGCGATGTTTATGTCAGCAATTGAGGCGACAATCGTTTCCACGGCAATGCCGAATATTGTTTCTGAACTTGGCGGTTTTTCGAAGTATAGTTGGGTATTTTCAGCGTATTTATTAATGAACATGGCCACAACGCTTATCTATGGAAAGCTGTCGGATTTATATGGACGTAAGCCGGTGTTCGTTATCGGTGTCATTATCTTTCTAATTGGTTCGATTCTTTGTGGCTTTGCGACTTCAATGGACATGTTAATTGGCTTCCGCTTTCTGCAAGGTCTCGGCGCAGGTGCAGTAATGCCGATCGCTACTACGATCGTCGGAGACATGTACTCAAAGGAAGAACGCGCTCAAATACAAGGCTATTTATCTAGTGTTTGGGGCATTTCAGCTGTGTTAGGTCCTGCGCTTGGCGGCTTTTTCGTTGAGGTGCTAACGTGGAAATATGTATTTTGGATGAATATCCCGATTGGTATTTTAGCGATTATCGGGGTGAGTTCATTTTTGCATGAAGATGTGGAGAAGAAGAAGCATCAGATTGATTACTTTGGTTCCGTTTACCTTGTTATTGCGATGAGTGCGCTTATGTTCGTGCTTGTTGAAGGCGGGGTGCATTTGGCGTGGACGTCAACCACAATGCTTCTCTTAATCGGTACGTTTATTGTCGGACTGCTGTTATTTATTTTTCAAGAACGGCGAGCTGAAGAGCCGATGATGCCGTTTCATATATGGAAGGAACGCGCCATTACGATTGCAAACTTAGCCTCATTAACGACAGGTATGATTTTAATCGGAGTATCCAGCTTTCTTCCTGCCTTTGTGCAGGGTGTGATGGAACGAAGCGCTGCGGTTGCTGGTTTTACGCTGACGACCATGTCGATCGGCTGGCCGATTGCTGCAACAGTTGCAGGACGGCTGCTTCTTAAGATTGGCTACCGAAAAACCTCTGCTTTTGGCGGTGTCTCCTTAATTATCGGGGCGATCTTTTTCTTAACACTTTCACCAGAAAAGGGACCTGTATGGGGAGCAATTGGTTCCTTCTTCACAGGAGTTGGCATGGGGCTGACGACGACTTCGTTTATCGTTTCCATCCAAAGCACGGTAAGCTGGAAGATGCGCGGGATTGCGACTGCTTCGAATATGTTTATGCGAAACTTAGGAAGTGCGCTCGGCGCTGCTTTACTTGGCGGTATTTTAAACAGTCGGCTGCAGGCGTATATAAACGAACAAGGTGTTGAAAAAGAGTTAGACATTAACAGTGCCAATGCATTATTAAATGCCGAGCAGCGCGCTGAAATGGGAGACAAGCTAAGAGGCGTGCTTCAAGACGGGTTAACGGTTTCACTGCATAGTGTCTATTGGGGCGTGTTTATCTTTGCGGTCATTAGCTTTCTGCTCGTCCTCTTCATGCCTGTAACGGAAAAAACTGAAGAACAAGAGGGATAACTTGAAAAGAAGTGACTCCTTTCGACAACTGCTGAGTATTTTCATCAGCAGTTTCTTTTTTTTCGTGAAAGAGTGTGGTACGATAAGGCAAACTTATCATTAGGCGTTTCTATACGCCATCCAACATAAGCAGATATGATGAAGGAGGAAGATGAATGGTTTCTTCCGAGTTTCGTATACTCGTTATTTTATCGGAGGAAATGAATATGCGTAAGGCTGCTGAACGATTATACGTTTCACAGCCTGCACTTAGCCAGCGCTTACAATCAATTGAAAAGTCGTGGGGGACGAAGATTTTCCTGCGCTCACAGCGTGGTTTAACCGTTACACCTGCAGGGGAGCAGGTTATTCAATTTGCGAAAGATATTGTAAGCCGAGAAGAACAAGTGAAAGAGAAAATTTCTTCACTCGATTCAGCTGTGCACGGGACATTAAAGCTTGCGGTTGCTTCAATTATCGGGCAATATTGGCTCCCGAAGGTATTGAAGGAATTCGTAAAGCTATATCCGCATGTTCGTATTTCTCTTGTTACAGGCTGGAGCAGTGAAATGCTTCGTCATATGTATGAAGACCATGTGCACCTTGGTATTATTCGCGGTCGTCCGGAATGGAAGGGAAAGAAGCAGCATCTCTTGTCGGACAACTTGTATTTAGTTGATACCGAAATTCAAAGCTTAGAAGAAGTGAAGGAAACGAAAAAGCCATACATTCTGTTCCGCAGTGATTCCACTTACTACCAAGAAATCCAAGATTGGTGGCATCGACAGATTAAAACAACGCCTAAGCGCACTATTGTCGTCGACCAAATCGAAACATGCAAGCAGATGGTACTCAATGGAATTGGCTATGCGATCTTACCAGGTCTAACGGTGACGGAGAATGATCAAGATATCTACCGCATTCCGATTTACGGAGAAAACGGCGAGCAAATGAAGCGTGATACATGGCTTCTCGGCTATGATTCGGTCTTTGAATTGAAGCAGGTTCGGGCATTTCTCGACCTGATTCAACAAGATTCTGACTAATTGAAAGCTCATGCTTGTCAGCGTTAGAGGCTTTTGATACAGTAAAGGAAAGAAGTATGGTTTATGATAAAACCATGCTTTATACATAGTAGAAGAGGAAAACAGGAGGGACTATAATGAAGCAAATGGATGCAAACGAAATTATTTCATTTATTCAAAACAGCACAAAAATGACACCTGTTAAAGTACATATTAAAGGTGATTTAGAAGGCATTGATTTCGGTGCTAATACAAAATCATTCATCACAGGTAACACAGGCGTACTTTTCGGTGAATGGAAAGAGATCAAAGCAGCGATCGAAGCAAATGAAGCGAAGGTTGAAGATTACGTTGTTGAAAATGATCGTCGTAACTCTGCTATTCCGCTTCTTGACCTTAAAGGCATCAATGCACGTATTGAGCCTGGTGCGATCATTCGTGACCAAGTTGAAATCGGCGACGGCGCTGTTATTATGATGGGCGCAAGCATTAACATCGGCTCTGTGATCGGTGAAGGTACAATGATCGATATGAACGTTGTGCTTGGTGGCCGTGCAACAGTCGGCAAAAACTGCCACATCGGTGCAGGTACGGTGCTTGCTGGTGTAATCGAGCCGCCTTCTGCACAGCCGGTTATCATTGAAGATGATGTTGTCATTGGAGCAAACGTTGTTGTACTTGAAGGCGTGAAAGTTGGAAAAGGTGCTGTTGTTGCTGCAGGCGCAATTGTCACACAAGATGTAGCACCAAACACACTTGTTGCTGGTACACCAGCGCGCGTCATCAAAGAAATCGACGACCAAACACGCGGTAAAACAGAAATCAAGAAAGAACTTCGTCAACTAAACAAAGAAGAATAGAACGACAAAAAGACGGGAGGAAATCCCGTCTTTCTTTATAAAGGAGAAGCGTAGCATGAATGAAAAACGTTTAACGGAAATCCGACGGGAGCTTCATCAAATTCCTGAGCTCGGGTTCCAAGAAGTGAAGACACAGCAATATTTGTTAGATTATATCTCTACTCTTCCGCAAGAACGCCTTGAAATTGAAACATGGAAGACAGGGATTTTCGTGAAGGTGAGCGGAACAAATCCAACGCGGACAATTGGCTACCGTGCTGATATTGACGGGCTGCCGATTGAAGAGGAAACAGGCTATGCGTTCTGCTCGACACACGAAGGGAATATGCATGCTTGCGGGCATGATTTTCATATGACAATTGGACTTGGTGTGCTGACAGAAGTGGTGGAGCAACCAATTGCGGATGACATGCTGTTCATTTTTCAACCAGCTGAAGAAGGCCCAGGCGGCGCGCAGCCAATGCTTGCAAGTGAGCCGATGAAGAAATGGAAGCCGGATCTAATTTTAGCGCTTCACATTGCGCCTGAATATCCAGTCGGCACCATTGCGACACGCCCAGGCTTGCTGTTTGCCAACACATCTGAACTATATATTGATTTAAAGGGAAAGGGCGGCCACGCTGCTTACCCGCATCTCACCAATGATATGGTTATTACAGCAAGTCACCTTGTCACACAGCTACAGACAATTGTCGCCCGCAA is from Bacillus tianshenii and encodes:
- a CDS encoding sodium:calcium antiporter → MIFVYFLLSAALVVYAAVKLNQYGDVISQKSSLTGMMVGTFLLAGATSLPELTTSLTAVYIDNPDIAVGNMLGSNVFNLLILAVFDFLYRRNKMFERVSLDHRYTAGLGIILFLVIAVSLVMPNPISIFHVGIDMLVIVGLYVIGTRWISKRSGEQAAQEAESEAPVSNLSLKHATIGFAIAALVTFAAGSALTITGDKIAVATGMNASFVGSFLIAATTSLPELVTVYVAFRIANYEMAIGSILGSNLFNLQLLALTDVLYRKSAITTAASASHLLTAMLGMFMGVVVLYSLFRKEVSGTWRYALPSLITAAVYLITSYVMF
- the abbA gene encoding antirepressor AbbA, giving the protein MMKRTEALGLTNEQKSLLVKVLFDQEYALEVVSCQINDIERGEKEADEDTVKELNKLYDQLAVVCE
- the cbpB gene encoding cyclic-di-AMP-binding protein CbpB; the protein is MYSLQRDLLFDVTLEDLIITSDKVAHVQIGNLLEHALLVLIKSGYTAVPVLDPSYRLQGIISKNIILDSMLGVERIETEKLGEYQVEEVMDTTIPRLSLGHSFIKAFGLTINHPFVCVEDENGLFAGIITRRAILKLMIRHLNYE
- a CDS encoding MDR family MFS transporter — encoded protein: MIAMFMSAIEATIVSTAMPNIVSELGGFSKYSWVFSAYLLMNMATTLIYGKLSDLYGRKPVFVIGVIIFLIGSILCGFATSMDMLIGFRFLQGLGAGAVMPIATTIVGDMYSKEERAQIQGYLSSVWGISAVLGPALGGFFVEVLTWKYVFWMNIPIGILAIIGVSSFLHEDVEKKKHQIDYFGSVYLVIAMSALMFVLVEGGVHLAWTSTTMLLLIGTFIVGLLLFIFQERRAEEPMMPFHIWKERAITIANLASLTTGMILIGVSSFLPAFVQGVMERSAAVAGFTLTTMSIGWPIAATVAGRLLLKIGYRKTSAFGGVSLIIGAIFFLTLSPEKGPVWGAIGSFFTGVGMGLTTTSFIVSIQSTVSWKMRGIATASNMFMRNLGSALGAALLGGILNSRLQAYINEQGVEKELDINSANALLNAEQRAEMGDKLRGVLQDGLTVSLHSVYWGVFIFAVISFLLVLFMPVTEKTEEQEG
- a CDS encoding LysR family transcriptional regulator, giving the protein MVSSEFRILVILSEEMNMRKAAERLYVSQPALSQRLQSIEKSWGTKIFLRSQRGLTVTPAGEQVIQFAKDIVSREEQVKEKISSLDSAVHGTLKLAVASIIGQYWLPKVLKEFVKLYPHVRISLVTGWSSEMLRHMYEDHVHLGIIRGRPEWKGKKQHLLSDNLYLVDTEIQSLEEVKETKKPYILFRSDSTYYQEIQDWWHRQIKTTPKRTIVVDQIETCKQMVLNGIGYAILPGLTVTENDQDIYRIPIYGENGEQMKRDTWLLGYDSVFELKQVRAFLDLIQQDSD
- the dapD gene encoding 2,3,4,5-tetrahydropyridine-2,6-dicarboxylate N-acetyltransferase, which translates into the protein MKQMDANEIISFIQNSTKMTPVKVHIKGDLEGIDFGANTKSFITGNTGVLFGEWKEIKAAIEANEAKVEDYVVENDRRNSAIPLLDLKGINARIEPGAIIRDQVEIGDGAVIMMGASINIGSVIGEGTMIDMNVVLGGRATVGKNCHIGAGTVLAGVIEPPSAQPVIIEDDVVIGANVVVLEGVKVGKGAVVAAGAIVTQDVAPNTLVAGTPARVIKEIDDQTRGKTEIKKELRQLNKEE
- a CDS encoding N-acetyldiaminopimelate deacetylase; its protein translation is MNEKRLTEIRRELHQIPELGFQEVKTQQYLLDYISTLPQERLEIETWKTGIFVKVSGTNPTRTIGYRADIDGLPIEEETGYAFCSTHEGNMHACGHDFHMTIGLGVLTEVVEQPIADDMLFIFQPAEEGPGGAQPMLASEPMKKWKPDLILALHIAPEYPVGTIATRPGLLFANTSELYIDLKGKGGHAAYPHLTNDMVITASHLVTQLQTIVARNVNPLDSAVVTIGTITGGTKQNIIAEKSRIEGTIRTLSAETMTLVKERIQALVKGIEAGFHCEGTIDFGANYHQVYNEEKLTREFMEIARETDGISVVECREAMTGEDFGYMLAEIPGFMFWLGVDSEHGLHSSKLTPQEEAIPTAVRLISSYLQEKSKRS